The following are encoded together in the Lathyrus oleraceus cultivar Zhongwan6 chromosome 3, CAAS_Psat_ZW6_1.0, whole genome shotgun sequence genome:
- the LOC127126706 gene encoding xyloglucan endotransglucosylase/hydrolase 1, whose product MGSSFWTVCLILASLVSSSFCALPRKPVDVPFGRNYYPTWAFDHIKYFNGGSEIQLHLDKSTGTGFQSKGSYLFGHFSMNIKMVPGDSAGTVTAFYLSSQNAEHDEIDFEFLGNRTGQPYILQTNVFTGGQGNKEQRIFLWFDPTKEFHRYSILWNMYQIVFYVDDVPIRVFKNSKDLGVKFPFDQPMKIYNSLWNADDWATRGGLEKTDWSKAPFIAGYKSFHIDGCEASVNSKFCATQGKRWWDQAEFRDLDAAQWRSLKWVREKYTIYNYCTDRKRLPQIPSECKRDGDI is encoded by the exons ATGGGTTCTTCATTTTGGACAGTGTGTTTGATTCTAGCATCACTTGTTTCTTCTTCATTCTGTGCTCTCCCAAGGAAGCCAGTGGATGTACCATTTGGTAGAAACTATTACCCTACTTGGGCTTTTGATCATATCAAATACTTCAATGGCGGTTCTGAGATTCAGCTTCATCTTGATAAGTCCACTG GTACTGGTTTTCAGTCCAAAGGTTCATACTTGTTTGGTCATTTCAGTATGAACATTAAGATGGTTCCTGGTGATTCTGCTGGAACAGTTACTGCTTTCTAC TTATCTTCACAAAATGCTGAACATGATGAGATAGATTTCGAGTTCTTGGGGAACAGAACAGGACAACCTTACATTTTACAAACAAATGTGTTCACTGGTGGACAAGGTAACAAAGAACAAAGGATATTTCTTTGGTTTGATCCAACAAAAGAATTTCACAGATACTCCATTCTATGGAACATGTACCAGATTGT TTTCTATGTGGATGATGTTCCAATAAGAGTGTTCAAGAACAGCAAAGATTTAGGAGTGAAATTTCCATTTGACCAACCAATGAAAATATACAACAGTTTATGGAATGCAGATGATTGGGCAACAAGGGGTGGATTAGAGAAAACAGACTGGTCAAAAGCACCATTCATAGCAGGATACAAAAGCTTCCACATTGATGGGTGTGAAGCATCTGTTAATTCAAAATTCTGTGCAACACAAGGAAAGAGATGGTGGGATCAAGCTGAGTTTCGTGATCTTGATGCAGCTCAATGGCGTAGCTTAAAGTGGGTGAGAGAAAAATACACCATTTACAATTACTGCACTGATAGAAAACGTTTACCTCAAATTCCCTCCGAATGCAAAAGAGATGGTGACATTTGA